From the Brassica napus cultivar Da-Ae unplaced genomic scaffold, Da-Ae ScsIHWf_421;HRSCAF=651, whole genome shotgun sequence genome, one window contains:
- the LOC125603907 gene encoding uncharacterized protein LOC125603907 gives MLRGMFEPSDYPALNLAGDNYLEWIKNTCVALSPRGLENCLIEYLNTGILESEMHRAITIIRYHLTEELRDLYLHVEDPCALWLQLRQRFKPVLLKRANNQWETIRFTDFKSVDEYNSALMDIVDGLILCGEIITNEDLIYKTYSTFHPEDVQLINKAKKFNIYEDLLSYLLASEQRNRKSFLSPSTKLISF, from the coding sequence ATGTTGAGAGGAATGTTTGAACCATCCGATTACCCAGCCTTAAATCTcgctggagataattacctagAGTGGATAAAGAACACTTGTGTTGCCCTAAGTCCCAGAGGACTTGAAAATTGCCTCATTGAGTACCTTAATACTGGTATCCTTGAAAGTGAAATGCATAGAGCTATAACGATTATTcgttatcatctcactgaggagcTAAGAGACCTATACCTCCATGTTGAGGATCCTTGTGCGCTTTGGCTACAGTTAAGGCAAAGGTTCAAACCAGTATTACTGAAAAGGGCTAACAATCAATGGGAAACTATCAGATTCACGGATTTCAAATCCGTGGATGAGTATAACTCTGCCCTGATGGATATAGTGGACGGTCTTATACTATGTGGtgaaataataacaaatgagGACTTAATATATAAGACCTACTCCACTTTCCATCCAGAGGATGTGCAGCTGATTAACAAGGCTAAGAAATTCAACATCTATGAGGATCTCTTGTCATATCTTTTGGCTTCCGAACAGAGAAACAGAAAATCATTCTTGTCACCATCGACAAAGCTGATAAGCTTTTGA